In the Streptomyces sp. NBC_00525 genome, one interval contains:
- a CDS encoding FAD-binding and (Fe-S)-binding domain-containing protein, giving the protein MASGTAAHGSTASPAPADLVRDLRRAVRGEVAFDATARALTTMDASNYRRVPLGVVAPRDAADITAALAVCREHGVPVVPRGGGTSIAGQATGTGVVLDLTRHLRSVVELDPATRTAVVQPGLVLDDLRAAAAPHGLTFGPDPSTHSRCTLGGMIGNNSCGSHSVAWGTTADNVQALTVARYGGETLRLEPGDWGPPGVRELITAHLAPLRTGFPDLPRRISGYALDALLPENGPDPVRAFCGSEGTLGIVTEATVRLVEAPAARALAVLGYADESAAAEAAPGLLAHHPLTVEGMAADLVREPAGLPRGGAWLFAETGGATPAEARAHAERIARSAAGDAVDTLVVTAPGEQRALWRIREDAAGTATRVPDGSEAWPGWEDCAVPPARLGGYLRDFRALLAEHGLRGSPYGHFGDGCIHVRIDFDLLTGDGVARFRRFSEELAALVVAHGGSLSGEHGDGQARAELLPKMYGDELVALFARYKDHWDPDGGLNPGILARPARLDENLRFDVLPRRPVDVAFGYPHDGGDFSAAVRRCVGVAKCRTEKTAGPAVMCPSFRATGEEAHSTRGRARLLHEMLAGEAGGVITDGWRSTEVRDALDLCLSCKGCRSDCPVGVDMATYKAEFLHHHYRHRPRPASHYALGRLPQWLRLAAPLAGPLNLLARSRPLAALAKRLAGIAPERGIPPLARETFSRWFRRHRQEPAAGDRTVLLWPDTFTEHLSPRVGRAAVRVLEAAGRTPALPGNGLCCGLTYVSTGQLDRARAVMRRTLDRLGDTGGAPLVVLEPSCAATLRTDLPELLPDDPRAARLAASVRTLAQYLEEYAPDWRPPRLDRPVTGQTHCHQHAVLGDDADRRLRAKAGLTGELSGGCCGLAGNFGFERGHWEVSVACAEDQLLPAVREAAPDTAILADGYSCRTQLDQLAGVRGRHLAELLAEGLEQGRGQGSAD; this is encoded by the coding sequence ATGGCATCCGGCACCGCAGCGCATGGCAGCACCGCGTCCCCCGCCCCCGCCGACCTGGTCCGCGACCTGCGTAGGGCCGTGCGCGGCGAGGTCGCCTTCGACGCCACCGCCAGGGCGCTGACCACGATGGACGCGTCCAATTACCGGCGGGTCCCGCTCGGCGTGGTCGCCCCGCGCGACGCCGCCGACATCACCGCCGCGCTCGCCGTGTGCCGCGAACACGGCGTGCCCGTCGTCCCGCGCGGCGGCGGCACCTCCATCGCCGGACAGGCCACCGGCACCGGCGTCGTCCTCGACCTCACCCGCCATCTGCGTTCCGTGGTCGAACTTGACCCCGCTACGCGGACGGCGGTCGTGCAGCCGGGGCTCGTCCTGGACGACCTGCGGGCCGCCGCCGCCCCGCACGGCCTGACCTTCGGCCCCGACCCCTCCACCCACAGCCGCTGCACGCTCGGCGGCATGATCGGCAACAACTCCTGCGGCTCGCACTCCGTCGCCTGGGGCACCACCGCCGACAACGTCCAGGCCCTCACCGTCGCCCGCTACGGCGGCGAAACCCTGCGCCTGGAACCCGGCGACTGGGGCCCGCCCGGCGTCCGCGAACTGATCACCGCGCACCTCGCCCCGCTGCGCACCGGCTTCCCCGACCTCCCGCGCCGCATCTCCGGCTACGCGCTGGACGCCCTGCTGCCCGAGAACGGCCCCGACCCCGTACGCGCGTTCTGCGGCAGCGAGGGCACCCTCGGCATCGTCACCGAGGCGACGGTCCGGCTGGTCGAGGCGCCCGCCGCCCGCGCCCTCGCCGTCCTCGGCTACGCCGACGAGTCCGCCGCCGCCGAAGCCGCCCCCGGCCTCCTCGCCCACCACCCGCTGACCGTGGAGGGCATGGCCGCCGACCTCGTACGCGAACCGGCCGGACTGCCGCGCGGCGGCGCCTGGCTGTTCGCCGAGACGGGCGGCGCCACCCCGGCCGAGGCACGGGCGCACGCCGAACGGATCGCCCGGTCCGCCGCCGGTGACGCCGTCGACACCCTCGTCGTCACCGCGCCCGGCGAGCAGCGGGCCCTGTGGCGCATCCGGGAGGACGCGGCCGGCACGGCGACCAGGGTGCCGGACGGCAGCGAGGCGTGGCCCGGCTGGGAGGACTGCGCGGTGCCGCCCGCCCGGCTCGGCGGCTACCTCCGCGACTTCCGCGCCCTGCTCGCCGAACACGGCCTGCGCGGCAGCCCGTACGGGCACTTCGGCGACGGCTGCATCCACGTCCGCATCGACTTCGACCTGCTCACCGGCGACGGCGTGGCCCGCTTCCGCCGCTTCTCCGAGGAACTGGCCGCGCTCGTCGTCGCGCACGGCGGATCGCTCTCCGGCGAGCACGGCGACGGCCAGGCCCGCGCCGAACTCCTGCCGAAGATGTACGGGGACGAGCTGGTCGCCCTCTTCGCCCGCTACAAGGACCACTGGGACCCGGACGGCGGCCTGAACCCCGGCATCCTGGCCCGCCCGGCCCGCCTCGACGAGAACCTGCGCTTCGACGTCCTGCCGCGCCGCCCCGTCGACGTCGCCTTCGGCTACCCGCACGACGGCGGCGACTTCTCCGCCGCCGTCCGCCGCTGCGTCGGCGTCGCCAAATGCCGTACGGAGAAGACGGCCGGACCGGCCGTGATGTGCCCCTCCTTCCGGGCGACCGGCGAGGAGGCCCACTCGACGCGCGGCCGGGCCCGGCTGCTGCACGAAATGCTCGCCGGGGAAGCGGGCGGCGTGATCACGGACGGCTGGCGCTCCACGGAGGTACGGGACGCGCTCGACCTGTGCCTGTCCTGCAAGGGCTGCCGCAGCGACTGCCCGGTGGGCGTCGACATGGCCACGTACAAGGCGGAGTTCCTGCACCACCACTACCGCCACCGGCCGCGCCCCGCCTCCCACTACGCGCTTGGCCGGCTGCCGCAGTGGCTCCGGCTTGCCGCGCCCCTCGCCGGGCCGCTCAACCTGCTGGCCCGCTCGCGCCCGCTCGCCGCCCTCGCCAAGCGGCTCGCCGGGATCGCGCCGGAGCGCGGGATTCCGCCGCTGGCGCGCGAGACGTTCAGCCGCTGGTTCCGGCGCCACCGGCAGGAGCCCGCCGCCGGGGACCGGACGGTCCTGCTGTGGCCCGACACCTTCACCGAACACCTGTCGCCCCGAGTCGGCCGGGCGGCCGTGCGCGTCCTGGAGGCCGCCGGGCGCACCCCCGCACTCCCCGGAAACGGGCTCTGCTGCGGCCTCACCTACGTCTCCACCGGCCAGCTCGACCGGGCCCGCGCCGTGATGCGGCGCACCCTGGACCGGCTCGGCGACACCGGCGGCGCGCCCCTGGTCGTCCTCGAACCGAGCTGCGCCGCGACCCTGCGCACCGATCTGCCCGAGCTGCTGCCCGACGACCCGCGCGCCGCCCGGCTCGCCGCCTCCGTGCGCACCCTCGCCCAGTACCTGGAGGAGTACGCCCCCGACTGGCGGCCCCCGCGCCTGGACCGGCCCGTCACCGGCCAGACCCACTGCCACCAGCACGCCGTCCTCGGCGACGACGCGGACCGGCGGCTGCGCGCGAAGGCGGGCCTGACCGGCGAACTTTCCGGCGGCTGCTGCGGGCTCGCCGGCAACTTCGGCTTCGAACGGGGGCACTGGGAGGTGTCCGTCGCCTGCGCCGAGGACCAGCTGCTCCCGGCCGTCCGGGAGGCCGCCCCGGACACCGCGATCCTGGCCGACGGCTACTCCTGCCGCACCCAGCTCGACCAGCTCGCCGGAGTACGCGGACGCCATCTGGCGGAACTGCTGGCGGAGGGCCTGGAGCAGGGTCGGGGGCAGGGTTCGGCGGACTGA
- a CDS encoding EamA family transporter translates to MNEQTTAAEPAAAAVAVPEAVAAPALGGPGGGRAGGRRAALAPVALVVAGGLSVQFGAAIAVLLMPRAGALGVVTLRLAAAALVLLVVCRPRLRGHSRADWGTVAAFGVAMGAMNTLFYQAADRIPLGAAVTLEVLGPLALSVIASRRLVNVVWAALALGGVVLLSGGGFDRLDPAGAAYALGAGAMWAAYIVFSARTGRRFPQADGLALAMVVAALLSLPLGIMDAGSRLIDPTTLGLGAAVALLSSVLPYTLELIALRRLPAPTFAILMSLEPAIAALAGFLVLDQALATTDALAIALVIGASMGAVRSQVRGVSAQ, encoded by the coding sequence GTGAACGAGCAGACCACCGCCGCAGAACCGGCCGCAGCCGCCGTCGCCGTGCCGGAGGCGGTCGCCGCGCCCGCGCTCGGCGGGCCGGGCGGCGGGCGGGCAGGCGGGCGGCGGGCCGCGCTCGCGCCGGTCGCCCTGGTCGTCGCCGGCGGGCTCTCCGTGCAGTTCGGCGCCGCGATAGCCGTGCTGCTCATGCCTCGGGCCGGAGCGCTCGGCGTCGTCACGCTGCGGCTGGCCGCCGCCGCGCTCGTCCTGCTCGTCGTCTGCCGCCCCCGGCTGCGCGGTCACTCGCGCGCCGACTGGGGCACGGTGGCCGCCTTCGGCGTCGCCATGGGCGCCATGAACACGCTGTTCTACCAGGCCGCCGACCGCATCCCGCTCGGCGCCGCCGTCACCCTGGAGGTGCTCGGCCCGCTCGCCCTCTCCGTGATCGCCTCGCGCCGCCTGGTCAACGTCGTCTGGGCCGCCCTCGCGCTCGGCGGGGTCGTCCTGCTCAGCGGCGGAGGCTTCGACCGCCTCGACCCGGCCGGGGCCGCGTACGCGCTGGGTGCCGGCGCGATGTGGGCGGCGTACATCGTCTTCAGCGCCCGCACCGGCCGCCGCTTCCCCCAGGCGGACGGCCTCGCCCTGGCCATGGTCGTCGCCGCGCTCCTCTCGCTGCCGCTCGGCATCATGGACGCCGGCTCCCGGCTCATCGACCCGACGACGCTCGGCCTCGGCGCGGCCGTCGCGCTGCTCAGCTCCGTCCTCCCGTACACGCTGGAGCTGATCGCCCTGCGCCGGCTGCCCGCGCCCACCTTCGCCATCCTGATGAGCCTGGAGCCCGCGATCGCGGCCCTGGCCGGCTTCCTGGTCCTCGACCAGGCCCTGGCCACCACGGACGCCCTGGCCATCGCTCTGGTCATCGGCGCGAGCATGGGCGCGGTCCGCAGCCAGGTACGGGGCGTCTCCGCCCAGTGA
- a CDS encoding nuclear transport factor 2 family protein, producing MTARNTTSGINSPDNKTLVSRALATLLETGGTEALAPVLSDGFRHHRPGGHTATKAEWLAAVEAAIGPTTGMKVEIDHLLADGEHVVVHSRRELPGGPQIVVVDIWRIEGGLIAEGWEIIEPVAAAAANLSWWAPADR from the coding sequence ATGACTGCACGGAACACGACCTCGGGCATCAACAGCCCGGACAACAAGACCCTGGTGAGCCGGGCCCTGGCCACCCTCCTGGAGACCGGCGGCACGGAGGCGCTCGCCCCGGTCCTGAGCGACGGCTTCAGGCATCACCGGCCCGGCGGGCACACCGCGACGAAGGCGGAGTGGCTGGCGGCCGTGGAGGCGGCGATCGGCCCGACGACCGGGATGAAGGTGGAGATCGATCATCTGCTGGCGGACGGGGAGCACGTCGTGGTCCACTCCCGGCGCGAGCTTCCGGGCGGCCCGCAGATCGTGGTGGTGGACATCTGGCGCATCGAGGGCGGGCTGATCGCGGAGGGCTGGGAGATCATCGAGCCGGTGGCGGCAGCGGCGGCGAACCTGTCGTGGTGGGCCCCGGCGGACCGCTGA
- a CDS encoding helix-turn-helix transcriptional regulator: MPCHGGRPARRVRSALVTVGELLRRWRHRRRVSQLDLALAAGVSARHVSLVETGKTNPSADMVLRLAERLDVPLRERNRLLLAAGFAPRYPERPLGDGALAAAREAVERVLRAHEPYPAVAFDRRWDILRANRAVEPFFAGVAPELLRPPVNLVRLGLDPRGFAPLVVNLADVRAVFRARVGRQLAAAPDPRLAALYDELLGPAAGDGEDAEAAGRSIAAESDVVLPMILRLDGREVRMFSTITTFGTPMDITLDEVAIELYYPADAESAAYFEQG, from the coding sequence ATGCCATGTCATGGCGGACGGCCCGCCCGGCGGGTACGGTCGGCCCTCGTGACAGTCGGCGAACTCCTACGGCGGTGGCGGCACCGCAGGCGCGTCAGCCAGCTCGACCTCGCGCTCGCGGCCGGCGTTTCGGCGCGCCACGTCAGCCTGGTGGAGACGGGGAAGACGAACCCGAGCGCCGACATGGTCCTGCGGCTCGCCGAGCGGCTGGACGTGCCCCTGCGCGAGCGCAACCGGCTGCTCCTCGCGGCCGGCTTCGCGCCCCGGTACCCGGAACGGCCCCTCGGGGACGGTGCGCTCGCGGCGGCCCGCGAGGCGGTCGAGCGGGTGCTCCGGGCGCACGAGCCGTATCCGGCGGTGGCCTTCGACCGCCGCTGGGACATCCTGCGCGCCAACCGGGCCGTCGAGCCGTTCTTCGCCGGCGTCGCCCCCGAACTGCTGCGCCCGCCGGTCAACCTCGTACGCCTCGGCCTGGACCCGCGCGGCTTCGCCCCGCTGGTCGTCAACCTCGCCGACGTCCGCGCCGTGTTCCGGGCCCGCGTCGGCCGCCAGCTCGCCGCCGCCCCCGATCCCCGGCTCGCCGCGCTGTACGACGAGCTGCTGGGACCGGCGGCCGGGGACGGCGAGGACGCGGAGGCGGCGGGGCGCTCGATCGCGGCCGAGTCCGACGTGGTCCTGCCGATGATCCTGCGGCTCGACGGACGCGAGGTGCGGATGTTCTCCACCATCACCACGTTCGGTACCCCGATGGACATCACCCTGGACGAGGTCGCCATCGAGCTGTACTACCCGGCGGACGCGGAGAGCGCGGCGTACTTCGAACAGGGCTGA
- a CDS encoding TIGR03084 family metal-binding protein: MSDVAAVLDDLRRESEELDLLVAGLSVSQWAGETPAQGWTIAHQVAHLSWTDGVALKAVTDPAGFGGEVEKALADPEHFVDRAAGEIVAAYAPDALLVRWREGRERLYDALAAAPAGTKFPWYGPPMSIASMATARLMETWAHGQDIADALGATRAPTARLRHVARIGVRARDYAYFVRGEQAPAEEFRVELEAPDGELITYGAEDAAQRVTGPLYDFCLLVTQRAHRDDLAVRAEGPDADAWLSIAQAFAGPAGAGRAPKAER, translated from the coding sequence GTGTCCGATGTCGCAGCCGTGCTCGACGATCTGCGCAGGGAGAGCGAGGAACTCGATCTGCTGGTCGCCGGGTTGAGCGTGTCGCAGTGGGCGGGGGAGACGCCCGCCCAGGGGTGGACGATCGCCCATCAGGTGGCGCATCTGAGCTGGACGGACGGGGTCGCGCTGAAGGCGGTCACCGATCCGGCGGGCTTCGGCGGCGAGGTCGAGAAGGCGCTCGCGGACCCCGAGCACTTCGTGGACCGGGCCGCCGGGGAGATCGTCGCCGCGTACGCCCCCGACGCCCTGCTCGTCCGCTGGCGCGAGGGCCGCGAGCGGCTGTACGACGCGCTGGCCGCCGCCCCCGCCGGCACGAAGTTCCCCTGGTACGGCCCGCCCATGAGCATCGCCTCCATGGCGACCGCCCGGCTCATGGAGACCTGGGCCCACGGCCAGGACATCGCCGACGCCCTGGGCGCGACCCGCGCCCCGACCGCCCGGCTGCGCCATGTCGCCCGCATCGGCGTCCGGGCCCGTGACTACGCCTACTTCGTCCGGGGCGAGCAGGCCCCCGCCGAGGAGTTCCGGGTGGAACTGGAGGCGCCGGACGGCGAGTTGATCACGTACGGGGCCGAGGACGCGGCCCAGCGTGTCACCGGCCCGCTGTACGACTTCTGCCTGCTGGTCACCCAGCGCGCCCACCGCGACGACCTCGCGGTGCGGGCCGAGGGCCCGGACGCGGACGCCTGGCTCTCCATCGCCCAGGCATTCGCCGGCCCGGCGGGCGCGGGCAGGGCGCCGAAGGCGGAGCGATGA
- a CDS encoding acyclic terpene utilization AtuA family protein, with the protein MRGPAGAPGAGGAEVGAPGAGGAEIGAPEAGGAEIGAPGAGGAEIGAPGAGPQPGPLRIGNASGFYGDRFDALREMLTGGPLDILTGDYLAELTMLILGRSRLKDPARGYASTFLRQLEEGLGLARERGVRIVANAGGLNPAGLADAIRDLAAKAGVPVRVAHVEGDALPVPEGFLTANAYLGGAGIAACLRAGAEVVVTGRVTDAALVTGPAAAHFGWGPDDHDALAGAVVAGHVLECGTQATGGNYAFFRDHDLRRPGFPVAEIHPDGSSVITKHDGTGGVVDVGTVTAQLLYETGGARYAGPDVTARLDTVRLAQDGPDRVRISGVRGEAPPPTLKAGLTRLGGWRNEVVFVLTGLDIEAKAQLVKTQIADAFAHSGRRPQDVRWELARTDRADAGTEETASALLRLVVRDPEQEPVGRALSGAAIELALGSYPGFHVTAPPGKGAPYGVFEARSVAAGDVEHTAVLPDGTRLAIPHPVHTRHLRYAEQPPLPPPLEPGPTRRAPLGRIAGARSGDKGGDANVGVWVWGEDAWRWLAHELTVDRFRRLLPETADLTVVRHVLPNLRALNFTVHGLLGEGVAAQHRFDPQAKAVGEWLRARHLEIPVTLLDRTAHPEVPA; encoded by the coding sequence ATGAGGGGGCCGGCCGGGGCGCCGGGGGCCGGCGGGGCGGAGGTCGGGGCGCCGGGGGCAGGCGGGGCGGAGATCGGGGCGCCGGAGGCCGGCGGGGCGGAGATCGGGGCGCCAGGGGCAGGCGGGGCGGAGATCGGGGCGCCGGGGGCCGGACCGCAGCCCGGACCCCTCCGCATCGGCAACGCCTCCGGCTTCTACGGCGACCGCTTCGACGCCCTGCGCGAGATGCTCACCGGCGGCCCCCTCGACATCCTCACCGGGGACTACCTCGCCGAGCTGACCATGCTCATCCTCGGCCGCAGCCGCCTAAAGGACCCGGCGCGCGGCTACGCCTCCACCTTCCTGCGCCAGCTGGAGGAGGGCCTCGGCCTCGCCCGGGAACGCGGCGTGCGGATCGTCGCCAACGCGGGCGGCCTCAACCCGGCCGGGCTCGCCGACGCCATCCGGGACCTGGCCGCGAAGGCCGGGGTGCCGGTGCGCGTCGCCCATGTGGAGGGGGACGCCCTGCCCGTACCGGAGGGGTTCCTCACCGCCAACGCCTACCTCGGGGGAGCGGGCATCGCGGCCTGCCTGCGGGCCGGTGCCGAGGTCGTCGTCACCGGCCGGGTGACCGACGCCGCCCTCGTCACCGGCCCCGCCGCCGCCCACTTCGGCTGGGGCCCGGACGACCACGACGCGCTGGCCGGTGCCGTGGTCGCCGGGCACGTCCTGGAGTGCGGCACCCAGGCCACCGGCGGCAACTACGCCTTCTTCCGCGACCACGACCTGCGCCGCCCCGGCTTCCCCGTCGCCGAGATCCACCCGGACGGCAGCTCCGTCATCACCAAGCACGACGGCACCGGCGGCGTCGTGGACGTCGGCACCGTCACCGCCCAGCTCCTGTACGAGACCGGCGGCGCCCGGTACGCGGGCCCGGACGTCACCGCCCGGCTCGACACCGTACGGCTGGCGCAGGACGGCCCCGACCGGGTCAGGATCTCCGGCGTACGCGGGGAGGCCCCGCCGCCCACCCTCAAGGCCGGGCTCACCCGGCTCGGCGGCTGGCGCAACGAGGTCGTCTTCGTCCTCACCGGGCTCGACATCGAGGCCAAGGCCCAGCTGGTGAAGACCCAGATCGCGGACGCCTTCGCCCACTCCGGGCGCCGGCCGCAGGACGTCCGCTGGGAGCTGGCCCGTACCGACCGGGCCGACGCCGGCACCGAGGAGACCGCGAGCGCGCTGCTCCGGCTCGTCGTCCGCGACCCCGAACAGGAGCCCGTGGGGCGGGCGTTGTCCGGCGCGGCGATCGAGCTGGCCCTCGGCAGCTACCCCGGCTTCCACGTCACCGCGCCGCCCGGCAAGGGCGCCCCCTACGGCGTCTTCGAGGCCCGCTCCGTAGCGGCGGGAGACGTCGAGCACACCGCCGTACTCCCCGACGGGACCCGGCTCGCGATCCCCCACCCCGTACACACCCGGCACCTCCGGTACGCCGAACAGCCGCCGCTGCCACCGCCGTTGGAGCCCGGACCCACCCGTCGCGCGCCGCTCGGGCGGATCGCCGGGGCGCGGAGCGGGGACAAGGGCGGGGACGCCAACGTCGGCGTCTGGGTCTGGGGCGAGGACGCCTGGCGGTGGCTGGCGCACGAGCTGACCGTCGACCGCTTCCGCCGGCTCCTCCCGGAGACCGCCGACCTCACCGTCGTACGCCATGTCCTGCCGAACCTGCGCGCGCTGAACTTCACCGTGCACGGGCTCCTCGGCGAGGGCGTCGCCGCGCAGCACCGCTTCGACCCGCAGGCCAAGGCCGTGGGCGAGTGGCTGCGCGCCCGCCATCTGGAGATACCCGTGACCCTGCTGGACCGCACCGCGCACCCGGAGGTGCCCGCATGA
- a CDS encoding acyl-CoA carboxylase subunit beta — translation MTVLPTGLDTASPDYAANRAAMLDKLAELDAAHATALAGGGEKYVERHRGRGKLLARERVELLLDPDTPFLELSPLAAWGSDYAVGASLVTGIGMVAGVECLITANDPTVRGGASNPWTLKKALRANEIAFANRLPVISLVESGGADLPSQKEIFIPGGALFRDLTRLSAAGIPTVAVVFGNSTAGGAYVPGMSDHTVMIRERSKVFLGGPPLVKMATGEESDDESLGGAAMHARTSGLADHFAVDEHDALRQARRIVARLNWRKAHPEPGPAEPPKYDEDELIGIVPGDLKVPFDPREVIARLVDGSDFDAFKPLYGTSLVTGWAALHGYPVGILANAQGVLFSEESQKAAQFIQLANQRDIPLLFLHNTTGYMVGREYEQGGIIKHGAMMINAVSNSKVPHLSVLMGASYGAGHYGMCGRAYDPRFLFAWPGSKSAVMGPQQLAGVLSIVARASAAAKGRPYDDEADAALRAMVEQQIESESLPMFLSGRLYDDGVIDPRDTRTVLGMCLSAIHTAPIEGARGGFGVFRM, via the coding sequence ATGACCGTCCTGCCCACCGGGCTCGACACCGCGAGCCCCGACTACGCGGCCAACCGGGCCGCCATGCTCGACAAGCTCGCCGAACTGGACGCCGCACATGCCACGGCCCTGGCGGGCGGCGGCGAGAAGTACGTGGAGCGGCACCGGGGGCGCGGCAAACTGCTGGCCCGCGAGCGCGTCGAACTGCTCCTCGACCCGGACACGCCGTTCCTGGAGCTGTCGCCGCTGGCGGCCTGGGGCAGTGACTATGCGGTGGGCGCCTCGCTCGTCACGGGGATCGGGATGGTGGCGGGCGTCGAGTGCCTGATCACCGCCAACGACCCGACCGTACGCGGCGGGGCGTCCAACCCGTGGACGCTGAAGAAGGCGCTGCGGGCCAACGAGATCGCGTTCGCCAACCGGCTGCCCGTCATCAGCCTCGTCGAGTCCGGCGGCGCCGACCTGCCGTCCCAGAAGGAGATCTTCATCCCCGGCGGGGCCCTCTTCCGCGACCTCACCCGGCTCTCCGCCGCCGGCATCCCGACCGTCGCCGTCGTCTTCGGCAACTCCACCGCCGGAGGCGCGTACGTCCCCGGCATGTCCGACCACACGGTGATGATCCGGGAACGGTCCAAGGTGTTCCTGGGCGGGCCGCCGCTGGTGAAGATGGCCACGGGCGAGGAGAGCGACGACGAATCGCTCGGCGGCGCCGCGATGCACGCCCGTACGTCCGGGCTCGCCGACCACTTCGCCGTGGACGAGCACGACGCCCTGCGCCAGGCCCGCCGCATTGTCGCCCGCCTCAACTGGCGCAAGGCGCACCCCGAGCCGGGACCGGCCGAACCGCCCAAGTACGACGAGGACGAGCTGATCGGCATCGTGCCCGGCGACCTCAAGGTGCCGTTCGACCCGCGCGAGGTCATCGCCCGGCTGGTCGACGGCTCCGACTTCGACGCGTTCAAACCGCTGTACGGGACGAGCCTGGTCACCGGCTGGGCCGCGCTGCACGGCTACCCGGTCGGCATCCTCGCCAACGCGCAGGGCGTGCTGTTCAGCGAGGAGTCGCAGAAGGCCGCCCAGTTCATCCAGCTCGCCAACCAGCGCGACATCCCGCTCCTGTTCCTGCACAACACCACCGGCTACATGGTCGGCAGGGAGTACGAGCAGGGCGGCATCATCAAGCACGGCGCGATGATGATCAACGCCGTCTCGAACTCGAAGGTCCCGCACCTGTCGGTCCTGATGGGCGCCTCCTACGGCGCCGGCCACTACGGCATGTGCGGCAGGGCGTACGACCCGCGCTTCCTGTTCGCCTGGCCCGGCAGCAAGTCCGCCGTCATGGGCCCGCAGCAGCTCGCCGGAGTGCTCTCCATCGTCGCCCGCGCCTCGGCCGCCGCCAAGGGCCGCCCGTACGACGACGAGGCGGACGCCGCCCTGCGCGCCATGGTCGAGCAGCAGATCGAGTCCGAGTCCCTGCCGATGTTCCTGTCCGGACGGCTCTACGACGACGGGGTCATCGATCCGCGCGACACCCGGACCGTCCTCGGGATGTGCCTGTCCGCCATCCACACCGCACCGATCGAGGGCGCCCGCGGCGGCTTCGGCGTCTTCCGGATGTGA